The Fluviicola sp. genome contains a region encoding:
- a CDS encoding phosphoribosylglycinamide formyltransferase, giving the protein MNKKSIALFASGNGSNAVNLIQFFQNHPQIEVKTLICNRADAPVVEKAKALGVEVLVFNNEEFESGLTVLQELDYRAIDWIILAGFLRKIPVNIIHGYQNRIINIHPSLLPKYGGKGMYGKFVHEAVIGAKELKSGISIHLVNEEFDQGEILAQFETDLTSDDTLESLAEKIQQLEHEHFPIIVEQTVLNK; this is encoded by the coding sequence ATGAATAAGAAATCAATAGCGCTATTCGCATCGGGTAATGGCTCAAATGCGGTGAATTTGATTCAATTTTTTCAGAATCATCCGCAAATCGAGGTGAAAACACTCATTTGTAATAGGGCCGATGCACCTGTTGTGGAAAAGGCAAAAGCTTTAGGTGTTGAAGTGCTCGTTTTCAACAATGAAGAGTTTGAGAGCGGACTGACTGTTTTACAGGAACTGGATTACCGCGCTATTGACTGGATCATTTTGGCCGGATTTTTACGCAAAATTCCTGTCAATATTATTCATGGATACCAAAACCGTATCATTAACATCCATCCTTCCCTGCTTCCGAAATACGGAGGAAAGGGCATGTACGGGAAATTTGTGCACGAAGCGGTTATCGGGGCGAAGGAATTGAAAAGCGGGATTTCCATTCACCTGGTAAACGAGGAATTCGACCAGGGCGAAATACTGGCACAATTCGAAACAGATCTGACTTCCGACGACACACTGGAATCGCTCGCGGAAAAAATACAGCAACTCGAACACGAACATTTTCCTATCATTGTAGAACAAACTGTTTTAAATAAGTGA
- a CDS encoding MarC family protein, with amino-acid sequence MMKYFLAFNWGELFKASMVLFAVIDIIGSVPLIIKIKEQSGDIHPARTSFVSLGIMIGFLILGESILKLFGVDVGSFAVAGSLILFAMSLEMILGVRLFRDSVSGKTASVVPLAFPIIAGAGTMTTLVSLRAEFQNINILLAILLNVLLVYIVLRLTKKIEHLLGPGGIAIMKKVFGIILLAIAVKLFTTNIAKIILNVEAEKDVQKIEHPR; translated from the coding sequence ATGATGAAGTATTTTTTGGCTTTCAATTGGGGCGAACTTTTCAAGGCTTCCATGGTATTGTTCGCGGTGATCGATATTATCGGGTCGGTTCCTTTAATTATTAAGATCAAAGAGCAAAGCGGTGATATTCATCCTGCCAGAACGAGTTTCGTTTCGTTGGGAATTATGATCGGGTTTTTGATCCTGGGAGAATCCATCCTGAAATTATTCGGAGTGGATGTGGGATCGTTTGCCGTAGCCGGTTCACTCATTCTGTTTGCCATGAGCCTGGAAATGATCCTGGGCGTTCGCCTGTTCCGTGATTCTGTGTCGGGAAAAACGGCGAGTGTTGTTCCGCTGGCTTTCCCGATTATCGCAGGTGCAGGAACGATGACAACGCTTGTTTCCCTGAGAGCTGAGTTCCAGAATATCAATATTTTACTGGCCATCTTATTGAATGTTCTCTTAGTATATATTGTACTTCGCCTGACCAAAAAGATCGAACATTTACTTGGTCCGGGAGGAATTGCCATTATGAAAAAGGTCTTCGGGATTATTTTGCTGGCAATCGCCGTGAAGCTGTTTACAACCAATATTGCGAAGATTATTCTGAATGTTGAAGCAGAAAAAGACGTTCAGAAGATAGAGCATCCGCGCTAG
- a CDS encoding PorP/SprF family type IX secretion system membrane protein, with protein MRRRILTALACLAAWSASAQDFHVTQILQSPNLLNPGAVGVYDGWERIAIQHRNQWLGGGTTYMTTGLAADANFFKSDRKPKAHLGVGVQFYNDIAGSSGYGLQTGSVAVSGILPVGNGSQLSLGIQGGVGNRSGNMSRLIYDSQWNGTDNYDPTIVSGETGSLSSFIYLDASAGLFYQFDGGQSSFARNNDIKFQAGFAGYHLNAPAMRFRTGSSEQLARKYVGMIKYSMDIPGTKMAFDAQFAQFVQGGHYESILGLILRRRFQDGGKITGLNQDAFLGLGVYTRLRDAISPTMQVDWRGFHFGVSYDLTLSALRYGYKGGSLEFSISYTNLNNAIFKTRRRGFR; from the coding sequence ATGAGAAGAAGGATTTTAACGGCACTTGCCTGTTTGGCTGCATGGTCAGCAAGTGCCCAGGATTTCCATGTAACTCAGATCCTTCAGTCTCCGAATTTGCTCAATCCCGGAGCAGTCGGAGTGTATGATGGCTGGGAACGGATTGCGATCCAACATAGAAATCAGTGGCTGGGAGGAGGTACTACCTATATGACTACAGGTCTGGCAGCGGACGCCAACTTTTTCAAGAGCGACCGTAAACCAAAGGCCCATTTGGGTGTCGGTGTGCAGTTCTATAATGATATTGCCGGAAGTTCCGGATACGGATTACAAACCGGATCGGTAGCCGTTTCAGGGATTCTTCCTGTAGGCAACGGAAGCCAGCTTTCACTTGGAATTCAGGGAGGAGTAGGGAACCGGTCAGGAAATATGTCGCGGTTGATCTACGATTCACAATGGAACGGAACGGATAACTATGATCCGACTATTGTAAGCGGTGAAACCGGAAGCTTAAGTTCCTTCATTTACCTGGATGCTTCTGCAGGACTTTTCTACCAGTTCGATGGTGGTCAAAGTTCTTTTGCACGCAACAACGACATCAAATTCCAGGCTGGTTTTGCCGGATACCATTTGAATGCGCCGGCTATGCGTTTTCGAACCGGTTCTTCCGAACAGCTTGCCCGGAAATACGTCGGGATGATAAAGTATTCGATGGATATTCCGGGAACAAAAATGGCTTTTGATGCGCAGTTTGCACAATTCGTTCAGGGCGGACATTATGAATCGATCCTCGGATTGATCCTGAGAAGACGTTTCCAGGACGGAGGTAAAATCACCGGGTTGAACCAGGATGCATTTCTGGGATTGGGAGTTTACACGCGTTTAAGAGATGCTATTTCACCGACCATGCAGGTTGACTGGAGAGGGTTTCATTTCGGTGTTTCCTATGACTTGACGTTGTCGGCACTGAGATATGGCTACAAAGGCGGAAGTTTGGAGTTTTCGATCAGTTATACGAATTTGAATAACGCGATCTTTAAAACACGCAGAAGAGGATTCAGATAA
- a CDS encoding acyl carrier protein: MSDIKSRVISIIVDKLGVEESEVTNEASFTNDLGADSLDTVELIMEFEKEFNIAIPDDQAENIQTVGDAVSYIEQNAN; encoded by the coding sequence ATGTCTGATATCAAATCAAGAGTAATATCTATTATCGTAGATAAGTTAGGAGTTGAAGAAAGCGAAGTAACAAACGAAGCGAGCTTCACAAATGATCTAGGTGCAGATTCACTAGACACAGTAGAATTGATCATGGAATTCGAAAAAGAATTCAATATCGCTATTCCGGATGATCAGGCTGAAAACATTCAAACAGTTGGTGACGCAGTTTCGTACATCGAGCAAAACGCTAACTAA
- the purH gene encoding bifunctional phosphoribosylaminoimidazolecarboxamide formyltransferase/IMP cyclohydrolase has product MENTKKITGALISVYYKDGLEPIVRKLHEDNVSIYSTGGTQMFIEGLGIPVIPVESMTSYPEIFGGRVKTLHPAIFGGILHRRNLQADLDQAKQFNIPVIDLVIVDLYPFEETVASGADHQSIIEKIDIGGISLIRAAAKNYNDVVIIPSVNQYAEFLSILNEQGAASTLEQRKHFAKKAFMVSSHYDTHIFNYFNEGEETPVFKQSILESQSLRYGENPHQKGWFHGDFSAMFDQLHGKELSYNNLLDVDAAVQLMAEFENNDPTFAILKHNNACGLATRPTLAQAYADALAGDPTSAFGGILIANRNIDLATANLVNDLFCEVVIAPGFDADAEEVLKSKKNRILLVQKKVELPKRQFRTLLNGVLEQDKDMLSETAANFEAKTNTVPTAQEVEDLIFANKLVKHTKSNTIVLAKNGQLLASGTGQTSRVDALRHAIEKARSFGFDLKGSVMASDAFFPFPDCVEIAHLAGITAVVQPGGSIKDELSIDYCNANGVAMVFTGNRHFKH; this is encoded by the coding sequence ATGGAAAACACGAAAAAAATTACAGGAGCGTTAATTTCAGTTTATTACAAGGATGGTTTAGAGCCTATTGTGCGTAAATTGCATGAAGATAACGTGAGCATCTATTCTACGGGTGGAACTCAAATGTTTATCGAAGGATTGGGAATTCCGGTTATCCCGGTTGAATCCATGACTTCCTATCCTGAAATTTTTGGTGGTCGTGTGAAAACATTGCACCCGGCAATCTTCGGTGGAATTTTACACAGAAGAAACCTGCAGGCTGATTTGGACCAAGCAAAGCAATTCAACATTCCTGTTATTGACCTGGTAATCGTGGATTTATATCCGTTTGAAGAAACCGTTGCATCCGGTGCAGACCATCAATCGATCATTGAAAAAATCGATATCGGTGGAATTTCATTGATTCGTGCAGCTGCAAAGAATTACAACGATGTGGTGATCATTCCTTCGGTGAACCAATATGCGGAATTCCTTTCCATTTTAAATGAGCAGGGAGCGGCATCTACTTTGGAACAAAGAAAGCATTTTGCTAAAAAGGCGTTCATGGTTTCTTCCCATTACGATACGCATATCTTCAACTACTTCAATGAAGGAGAAGAAACGCCGGTGTTCAAGCAAAGCATCCTGGAAAGCCAATCCTTGCGCTACGGGGAGAACCCGCATCAAAAAGGATGGTTCCACGGTGATTTTTCGGCAATGTTCGACCAATTGCACGGAAAAGAACTTTCCTACAATAACTTGTTGGATGTAGACGCTGCAGTTCAGCTAATGGCTGAATTTGAGAACAACGATCCGACATTCGCTATTTTGAAGCACAACAACGCCTGTGGTTTGGCAACACGTCCAACATTGGCGCAGGCTTATGCCGATGCACTTGCGGGTGATCCTACCTCCGCATTCGGAGGGATTTTGATTGCTAACCGTAACATCGATTTGGCAACTGCAAACCTGGTGAATGACCTGTTTTGTGAAGTAGTTATTGCTCCTGGCTTTGACGCAGATGCCGAAGAAGTATTGAAAAGCAAAAAGAACCGCATTTTATTGGTTCAGAAAAAAGTAGAGCTTCCGAAACGTCAGTTCCGAACGCTATTGAACGGCGTGTTAGAGCAGGATAAGGATATGCTTTCGGAAACAGCTGCAAACTTTGAAGCGAAAACAAATACCGTTCCTACTGCACAGGAAGTAGAAGATTTGATCTTCGCAAATAAATTGGTGAAACATACGAAATCTAATACAATTGTGTTGGCTAAAAACGGCCAGTTGCTTGCAAGCGGAACGGGGCAAACTTCCCGTGTGGATGCATTGCGTCACGCTATTGAGAAAGCAAGATCATTTGGTTTTGACCTGAAAGGATCGGTGATGGCATCAGATGCATTTTTCCCGTTCCCGGATTGTGTGGAAATTGCACATCTGGCAGGAATTACCGCAGTAGTTCAGCCGGGAGGATCTATCAAAGATGAATTGTCGATCGATTACTGCAATGCAAATGGGGTTGCGATGGTGTTTACCGGAAACAGACATTTTAAGCATTAA
- a CDS encoding rod shape-determining protein — MGLFNFLTQEIAIDLGTANTLIIMNDKVVVDEPSIVAKDIQTGKVVAIGKKAQQMHGKTHKLIETVRPLKDGVIADFQSAEQMIRGFIKMINPGRKMFNPTLRMVICIPSGITEVEKRAVRDSAEHAGAKEVYLIHEPMAAAIGIGIDVEEPMGNMIIDIGGGTSEIAVIALGGIVCDKSIRIAGDDFTSDIEEYMRRQHNILVGERTAEQIKIEVGAALPELENPPADFAVRGRDLMTGIPKEIIITYSEVAHALDKTISKIEEAILSALEQTPPELSADIYKTGIYLAGGGSMLRGLDRRINEKTKLPVHIAEDPLRAVARGTSIALKNLDRFQFLIKD; from the coding sequence ATGGGATTGTTTAATTTTCTGACACAAGAAATTGCTATTGACTTAGGTACTGCAAACACACTGATTATCATGAATGATAAAGTGGTGGTTGACGAACCTTCAATTGTAGCTAAAGATATTCAAACGGGTAAAGTTGTTGCCATCGGTAAGAAGGCACAGCAAATGCACGGAAAAACTCACAAATTAATTGAAACGGTCAGACCATTGAAAGATGGTGTAATCGCAGACTTCCAAAGTGCTGAGCAAATGATTCGCGGATTCATCAAAATGATCAATCCGGGAAGAAAGATGTTCAATCCGACTTTGCGTATGGTGATCTGTATTCCTTCAGGGATTACGGAAGTAGAGAAACGTGCAGTACGTGACTCTGCCGAACATGCCGGAGCGAAAGAAGTGTATCTGATCCATGAGCCTATGGCTGCTGCAATCGGTATCGGTATCGATGTAGAAGAGCCGATGGGGAATATGATCATTGATATCGGTGGTGGTACTTCTGAAATTGCAGTCATTGCATTGGGAGGAATCGTTTGTGACAAGTCTATCCGTATTGCGGGAGATGATTTCACTTCCGACATCGAAGAGTACATGCGTCGTCAGCACAACATCCTGGTTGGTGAGCGTACAGCAGAGCAGATCAAGATTGAAGTAGGAGCAGCGTTGCCGGAATTGGAAAACCCGCCTGCAGATTTCGCTGTTCGTGGCCGTGACTTGATGACAGGTATTCCGAAGGAAATCATCATTACTTATTCGGAAGTTGCACACGCATTGGATAAGACGATTTCGAAAATTGAAGAAGCGATTTTGAGTGCTTTGGAGCAAACTCCACCGGAACTTTCTGCAGATATCTACAAAACAGGTATTTATCTTGCGGGTGGAGGTTCGATGTTGCGCGGTTTGGACCGTCGTATCAACGAGAAGACAAAACTACCGGTTCACATTGCTGAAGATCCGCTAAGAGCAGTAGCCCGCGGAACCAGTATCGCATTGAAGAACCTGGATCGTTTCCAGTTCCTGATCAAGGATTAA
- the fabF gene encoding beta-ketoacyl-ACP synthase II, with amino-acid sequence MELKRVVVTGLGAITPIGNTVSEYWEALINGKSGAAPIQQYDASKFKTHFACEIKNFNVEDHIDRKEARKLDQFSQYAMVSAKEAMADSKLMESNPNVDRIGVIWGSGIGGLKTFQDEAQNFFGGDGTPRFNPFFIPKMIADIAAGHISIEYGLRGPNYVTVSACASSTNAIIDAFNLIRLGKADAIVTGGSEAAVNEMGMGGFNALKALSTRNDSPETASRPFDLDRDGFVLGEGGGALILEEYEHAKKRGANIYAEVLGGGMSGDAYHMTAPHPEGIGARNTMIAALEDAELDPTAIDYVNVHGTSTPLGDIAETKAILQVFGEHAYKLNISSTKSMTGHLLGAAGAIEAIACILAVKNDIVPPTINHFTDDPEIDNRLNFTFNKAQHRTVDVALSNTFGFGGHNTSVIVRKYKG; translated from the coding sequence ATGGAGTTAAAACGAGTTGTTGTAACCGGCTTGGGGGCTATTACGCCTATTGGAAATACTGTTTCAGAATACTGGGAAGCATTAATCAATGGAAAAAGCGGGGCCGCACCGATTCAGCAATATGACGCTTCAAAGTTCAAGACCCATTTTGCCTGCGAAATCAAAAATTTCAATGTCGAGGATCATATCGACAGAAAAGAAGCACGGAAATTAGATCAATTTTCACAATACGCCATGGTTTCTGCAAAAGAAGCCATGGCTGATTCTAAGTTGATGGAATCGAACCCCAATGTAGACCGCATCGGTGTAATCTGGGGTTCGGGAATCGGTGGTTTAAAGACCTTCCAGGACGAAGCTCAAAACTTCTTCGGAGGCGACGGAACACCACGATTCAATCCGTTCTTTATCCCTAAAATGATCGCGGATATCGCCGCAGGTCATATTTCCATTGAATACGGCTTAAGAGGACCGAATTACGTAACTGTTTCGGCTTGTGCTTCATCTACCAACGCGATCATTGATGCATTCAACCTGATCCGTTTGGGGAAAGCAGATGCGATTGTTACCGGAGGATCCGAAGCAGCTGTAAATGAAATGGGAATGGGAGGATTCAATGCCCTGAAAGCACTTTCAACGCGCAACGATTCTCCTGAAACGGCTTCCCGTCCGTTCGATCTTGACCGCGATGGTTTTGTATTGGGTGAAGGAGGCGGTGCACTCATCCTGGAAGAATACGAGCATGCAAAAAAGCGTGGAGCTAACATTTATGCGGAGGTTCTTGGAGGCGGAATGTCGGGTGATGCTTATCACATGACCGCTCCTCATCCGGAAGGAATAGGTGCAAGAAATACCATGATCGCTGCATTGGAAGACGCTGAGTTGGATCCCACTGCAATTGATTATGTAAATGTTCACGGTACATCCACTCCGCTTGGAGATATTGCTGAAACAAAAGCAATCCTTCAGGTATTCGGAGAACATGCCTATAAACTGAACATCAGCTCCACAAAATCCATGACAGGTCACTTGTTGGGTGCGGCAGGAGCTATCGAAGCAATTGCATGTATCCTGGCAGTTAAAAATGACATTGTTCCACCAACAATCAATCATTTTACAGACGATCCTGAAATAGACAATCGATTGAATTTCACATTTAATAAAGCTCAGCACCGTACCGTGGATGTTGCCTTATCAAACACCTTCGGTTTCGGTGGTCACAATACTTCTGTGATCGTGCGAAAGTATAAAGGGTAA